GGCGGCCCTCCCTTACCTTGCCGTAGCTGTTGAGTGGCCCGTTTACCCAGCGGTCCGCCTCGAGCCGGCCCGTCAGCAGGGCGCCCGTATTTGGATCGACATGTTGCCACTCGCGCACCTCGCGCTGGAATGGTGCCcgcgtcgccgtcgtcgtgcCGGTCCCGGTTGCCAGCGACGCCACTTCcatgctggtgctgctgtctGTCTGTGCGGGTCCGGTGTTTGGGGAGAGGTTTTTCCCGATCTCCCGACGTTGGTCGTGTTCCAATTTACTGTCGGTGCGCGATACTGCTGTTCTCCTATCCGAGCAGGATCGACGTTTTGGGTGCTGAAAAAGGGCAAAGAGAAGACAAACACGGTGGCCGGTGAATTTATACTGTCAGGATGGATTGGGCGAACATTGCGGCTaggaaaaaggggaaataaatgcaataaataaacacactctCCTCTCCCAGAGACAGCAGAGTGTAAATCTGTGCGAAAGGAAGATGGAACTGTGGGGCGAGTGGGATGCAACCCCGTGGGGGAAGAGTTTGGCGCGCCAGAATGAGATCTTCTACCGTACCCGCACTGGACGCACATTATCGCAGATCAGCAATCAGTTAAAGGAAGGCTTGCCGAACGAAAGACAACGAACTCGAACAGCGAACACAGGCACAGCCATAAAAGGGACGTGTGCACGGAACGGTTTCAAATACGGCCACCGGTAaacgggttcgtcgcttgctgcgCACCGCAAGATgtctttcgttcgttcgtgcgCGCAAAACCCATAAGGAACGCGCAGTTTGGCGCTGTCGCGGACGGCACTTGACACGCACGCAAGTTCAATGCCGCCGTAAAGCCGTCATCGCGGGTGATCACAGCTCGTCCCAGACGATGGTGGTGTGGCATTCCAAAGGTGTCCGGCCCAGCTATCACACCTCTGAGACAGGAGGACGTGGTAGATCTGTTACGTGCCGCTCCGATCGTACCTTTTGTAATGCATACTCTTTATTAATTACCGTTCCCTTTGTTTGCTCTGCACTTGCATTCAGAGCGTTttctttcatcattttcaaaGTGTTTTTGTGGGGAAAAAGAATCCAAACCCAAACGCACAATCAGCTGACCGAAACAAACGCTTTGGCGAATCTCTTTTAACAACTGTTGCTGAATGCTCTTTGTTTAACACTCTCCCAACCAACTCCACCAATCCAGGCGCTCGGTGAGTTTGCCTCTCTAATCACTAACGCAATTCAAATTTCAATCGCTTCCGCCCCATGAGAAATGAACATTCAATTAGTGTTTGTCTGTTCGGCCGTTTTATCTTTACCCATTCAGGTCCATCTTATCTTAGCCCTAACCTTTCCCCTAGAAAGTAGGCTCGCCTTTTCGCAGTGCTTCCCGTTTTCTCACAGACCCTTCTCATGCGCTGGCAAGGGACTACCCTGGACACTTTACAATGTGAATAAGAAAACACTTAAGAGATATGGTTTTTATTTACTCATTCATTGCAATCTATCTGCCAGTTACGAGACAGTTTCGGTACTTTTCGGTCGTCGCTTCCACCAAATGCTCCACATCCGCCCGAACGGCTCGCGTACAAACGTCGTACCGTTCGCGCAAGGCAACCATCTCCTCACCGAGGAAGGTAACGAACGCGTTCATGCGGGCTTGATTCTGCATGGCAATGCCTTCCAGCTGTCCTACGTACTATAGGGACGATAAAATCATCGAATTAgacaacgtttttttttttggctgtaCAAGCTCCTACAACGGCTTAACCCACCTCCGCCGTACAGTTGGCCGAACCCTGCGTGCAGACCGACTGTGCCTGATTGCCGTACACCGCTCCATTGCGCCACTGCTCGAGGAAAGCGGTATTGGCGGACGAGAAGTAGCCGATCGTGCGTGCGTCCATCTGGTAGCAGACGGAGAGCCGTGTCGGTGCGTACGATCCCTGCCGGAAGTCACCGATGTAGCGCTGAAGGCACCGTTCGGCATTGCTACTGTCACTAGCCGTTGCCTCATCGATAAGGGCAGCCGTGCCGGCAAACAGTTCCTTCCCAATCGCATCGCCTGCGGACGTAACCGACTCCGTGTACTGGGTGGCCAGTTCGTGCAGCAGCTCTCGGGTGCGCTGATTGTGCGCCAAGCCTTGCGCTTCCAGCTGCTCCAGGAAGCTGCGCACCTTCGCCACGGACGTCTCATCGCTAAGCCGCCCGAGCAGGGCGGTGTAACCGTCACGCACCTGACGCACTGTTCCATTGCACTGCTGCTCCATCTGGTGGGCGGTATCGGCGAACGTTCGGTTCGCGATCGTCACGCTACTCGCCAGATCCTGCTGCGCGTTCTGGACGCTGGTGTTGGTGGACGCTTCGTACCCGATGATGGTGGTGCGATCCTTCGCAACGGCACCGTACGCCGCTGCAATATCGGCCAGAGCGGAATTGATCTGCTGTACCGGTGCGGTCACCGACTTTACGATGGTTGGCGTGATGAGCGACGAGATGTTACCGGCACCGTACGGAGCGTCGGACGACCGGGCCATTTGAACCGTCTCCGCAAACGTTGGCCAGCTGGCTGCCAGTGTTTCCAGCTCCAACGCAATCGTGCTCACGTTAGCGACGACCGCACTGAACACGTTCGGGCGTACGACTCCCTCAAGCGTCCGGATCTTGTTAGCCGCTTCCTCCAGTGCCAAAATCGTTGGCTGCACAGTGGCCTGCAGCTCGTCGGTCAACGTCCGGAACGCATCGCTACCGTTCGCTCCAAAGCTCGCTGCCACGTGTCCCAACACTTTGTTCAGTGGGCTGGTGAGGTTCGTCGCCACCTCGTACAATACCGTCGTGGCGCCGCTACGGTCAAGGTTCGCTTCGTACTTCAGCAGACTGGCGTTTGCCTTTACGACGGCCACTAGCCCCGATCCGATGCCGCCCCGGAAGCTTGACTCAAATCCGGGCACACTGTAAGACAGTCCAAAGTCGCCAGCCCCTTGGCACTGTGCGCcaagcaacacaacacaaccagctaccagcaaccaaGCAGTCGAGCGTGCCATTTTTTCTCCCGATCTCTGTCACTGACCGTCTGTCACGCACCGAAAATCTCACCACACTGATTGAGCGACCACGGGCCAAACTTCTTGCGAGTCCATCAGAAGACGTTctccaaaaaaaacgaacatcaACAACGAAACCAGCTCTTCTTCTAGCGTCTTTTTCTATCCAACGGCCGAATGGCTCTGTGTTGCTCGTTCTCGCATTCTACATCTTCTCCAGCCGATCAACGAACGGTACTTTTACAACACGCATGTCACCGTACGGCGCGATGTGGTGGCCAACTTTCTCCACGTTCTGTCCGGAGCACGCTCCAAGAGAGCTCCAAGATACGCTCCCCGCATTCTCTGCTGGGGAAGGATGGCAACGGCAACGATGGAGCGAATAATACGATCATGGCATCACAACACCGCAGCctgaaattcaaacaaaacccgCTCGAATCTACCGCTAGAACACGGTCCATTACCGGCTGTGTGACCTATTTTGATTATTGATGCGCTTTAATTATGCACTCCACTGCCAAAGACACTGCCGTAGGAGGTATGTTCCGAAAGACACAGGAAATTAAAGCAAGCAACCAGAACGAGAAAACTGTGTAATGTCACACACGAGATGAGATGAAATGAGCCTCTCAAGAACTCCAACACACAGCGATCATCACAGATTGGAGTTGTGGTGTGCTCTCCTACTGAGATTTTGGTCCccccaaagaaaaaaaacaccgaaaTAAAGATCCAAAACGGTCTTCCGGTGTCATTTCAGCTCGTGCTCTGATGTCATCCAATGGAACGCAGCCGCCTCGAAAAAAAACGTTTGCTCCCATTAGAATCTCGTCCAGTGCGTCATTTGTTTGGCTAAGTTATTGTAACCGAAAAACCGATGCCATTTCTTCGTTTGGCGCTCTTCTTGGGGAGAGTCTCGAATTTGgagccgtttttttgttgttggatgCTTCCACTGTGGCAGCATACTAGAGATCCGCCTAATAGGTCCCGCCGCCGTACCGCCGGTTTTACCATATTGGGAACTTATTGCTTCGCTTCCAGCGCAAACCGCGAACTCCAAAGACTCGAAAGAGACGCTCACCCCAGATGACTATATATCGTTTGGGAGAGATCTGCGAGACCGGGAGGCGATCGGTATCTTCGTGGCGATCGGCCGGGATGATAAAATCTTATTAGCATcgctttatttgtttcatcgcTCCAATTGGTGGCAGCGAACGACGAAGCCGACTATTAAGCGGGGAAGTATTccagtttttttgtgctgtatTTTGAGCTTCTAAAGCGTGTGGGACTGAGTGCATGATCATAATACGGCTGCCAGAATCATCATTTCACGTTTTGtccagcaaagcaaaacagaaaaagaaaccatCTTTTTGGTAGTAAAATCTCATCAATCAACTGCAGAACCGGACGATGGGCGATACAAATAAAACGATCGACTGCCCTGCTACGCTTCGGAAGCCTACAGCAAGCCCAAATCTATGGCGATATTTGCACAGTTGGCACCGCGTTTCACGCGCCCAATCTTCGCAACTGACTGGTTATCGATCCAGACATTCGCGATTCACAGAATAGCGACTATACACAAACCGTCTCCGGCGCTGCGACGCGTACATTGCACATTGGGATGGGGCACTATCTCTTAAAAAACGTCCATTTCCTTTAGTACATGCCACTACTCCGCACACACAACATGCTGCATCCTCGCAGGTCCTGCGCTTTCAAAGCGATCCTTTTCTGCTGGCTGTTTCTCGGTGTTAGTATCCACAGCAATGCACAATGATAGTGCAGGTAATCATTGTTTTCACCCACAAAAatcaatcccccccccccaattgCAGGTCGGGCGAGCGGACCCCCTACCGGACTTTGCCATCAATGCCGTGATATCGGGCAGCAGCACCGTCTCGTCGATTGCGCTCGAAACGAAAGGCTTTTTTGTGGATGTGGCCGGCCCGACGGTACTGCTGCAGTCAGGCTACACCCGTATCGAACGGGCCCTGGAAGCTTTAACCAGCATCGCCGGGCAGCTGTCCACGACCGGCGTTACCCTTACGCAGGCAATATCCACCATGTCGCTCAACAGAAACGGCCCAATCGCAACCTATTTCGATCCGATCACCGCTGCGATCACGAAGCTGCAACGGCTCATCACCACCGATCTGACCGGGCCGCTGACCAACCTCACCGCCGAGATCGACCACTACGTGAAGGACAATTTTTTGGACAGCTTCAAGACGCTGGGACCGACGCTGGTCACCCTGTCGCAGGCGGTGACCAACCTGCGGACGGCCGTCACGAATGCCCGGGCCGCCTCCGGTACCGCCGTGACCGTGTCGCCCAATGACGTCAAGAAGTTCGTTACGACGCGCGTCATATCTGACATCACCAACGGCGTCCGGTTGCTGCGCACGAACGTGCCGATTCTGGTGTACATCGTCAAGTCCACGCTCAGCTCGTTCCAGTCGGCGGACCAGTACCTGGTCGGGCTGGTCCAGGAGGCGATGCAGCGCGAACAGGACGTGATCGCGCTCGGCGTCAGCAACACGGCCGATGTGAACGCGTCCGTCACGACGGTGACGGAAAGCTTGACCACCGAACTGTACGGCCGGTACAGCAAGCTTACCCAGTTGTACCGGACCAAGCTGCAGGTGACCGTGGAAGCGAACGCCACCTTCAAAGCCATGGTCGATGGGTGGCTGAACGATACGGCACCGCTGTTCGATAATCTGGATGTTGGTGGCAGGCTCGAAACCATCTACTCCACCTACGTCCAGCAAGTGCTGGCGCTGGACGACAATCTGGCCGCCTTTTACGGCTCCGGCATGTGCAGTCTGGTGTACCATCTGCTGCAATCGCTCATCGAGAACGGTCCCTACGCACAGTTCTGCTTCAGCAAGTACGGCCAAAAGGTGTTCAACTTTTTCGTCCTGCACGCCACCGACATCGAGGACTGCTATCGGTTGCAGATGACCCGGCTGGATAAGCTGGTGCCCGCGCTGCTCAACATCGTCAAGCTGATGGTGCACGACATTGACgattttgccgtgcatgtcgaGCGCTGCACGCAGTTCAAGAACTTGGAGAACTGTGTCCCCTACGTAAGTATTGTTGTCGCCGCTCAATTTCAATCTGTCACCTCAATTGTCTCACCCGTCACCCTTCACCCACAGCTGGGAGCGGAGTACAAAACCCTCCTCGGATACACGGCCACAAAGCGGGACTACCTATACCGGCTGACGACGAAGGAAACCAACAGCAGCTACTATCGGCTGGCTGGATGCTACCACAACGGTGAGCATATTATGCTGCTCAATGCCGAGGAGATGAAGATCGAAATCGATAATTGTAAAAATAACGGACCGACAGTTGTGTAGAGATAGTAACATAAAAATTGacatgcaaaaacaaacatcttTCAACTTCCACATTATTCCTTAGGGAAGATAGacttttcttctattttttttactatccACTCAATGTAATGATAAAACACGGCAGACTCTTTTCGGTGAAATGGTGTTGTTTGTTCAGCTGATTTGATCGCAGTCTGTTTCTGAGTGGATTCAGCTGTCAGCGCAGTCggtggcaaaaaaaagctacatTAGGCAGTCTACTCTGGGAGACCCATCGCGTGCGACACTTTATCAAACAAGTGTCTCTTTCCCCTAGAGGTTGCCTGTCCCCGCCGGTGAACTAATTTCGACGACCTTCAGCATGAGAATTTGCTCCATTTTTGCGGCACTGCTCACCCTGCAGGTTAGTAGCTTGTCTTGCTTTTATCTTTCGCGAATAAAGCGCCACCTATGGTGTGCCCGGCATTCATTACAGTCCGTGGCTTATGGTCGCCCGCGAGCGGACTTTGGCATTGCGCAGAGCGTGCCGAACAGTGGCAAGGTGCTCGAACGGGCGCTCGAAGCGCTGCAATCGTTCAGCGACCTGGACACTGGCGGCACCGTCAACATCAAGTCGGGCTACGAGCTGCTCATCCAGGTCGCCAATATGGTCAACTCAATCGCCTCCAAACTGTCCCACACCGGTACCGCCCTCATGGACACGATTGTGACGCTGGCCAACGATGATGCAGGACCCGTAGCGGGTGTGTTCGGTCAAGTGAACGCTGCCCTGGCCGAACTGGAGCAGCTGATCAACGGCGGTCTGAAGGGGGAACTGAGCACACTCGACAGTAGATTGGGCCCGGCGCTTGGCAACCAGTTCCGGGATGGGTTCCGGGGCATTACCGCGGCGCTGAGGAAATTGTCGACCGTCCTGGCCGAGCTGCAGGCGGCCATTGAGGCCGCCCAGAAGGCAGCTGGCGGCGGACCGGTGACGGCGCTGCATGTCAGAACCTTCGTTCCGATTACACTGACCAACCGGCTGCTGACCGCGCTGGCTCAGCTGCGCTCGGCCCTGCCGGTGGTTTCGTTTGTGATCAAGCGAACGGTGGGATGACTTCGTTCAGTGACTGCCGCAACACTTGTCTAATAAATCGAAccgcagcaaacaaacacaacaagctTTATATTCTAACGCCACCGTCCCGCCGTGTGTGGACTACACCGCTGGATCGGAGTGCGGAATGACATGTTAGCCCGGTGTGTCGGTGGCAGATTTTTGTTTAGAGAAATATTTGCACAGTTTCTGACAAAAATATAGCATCTTTCTCCAACAATCTGCAGCTGGACGGATGCTTTCCTCGCGAAAAACACACCCGCCAGTCGATGGCGATGGTTGCAAAACAGCTCAACAAGAATTTAGGCTGAGGTTAGAGCGTCGCACGTTTGCACAGCTGGTAGGCGATCCGAACACGGCCTCACGGTCTCGACCACGCGGCgggtgaatattttgcaaCTTTAGTTGCAGCGAGTCGACACGTTGGAGGAGTTCCAGCTCTGGAAGGTGTTTTTGGAAGGCTAGCAGACCCGCGGTCAATGATGGGAACCATCTGTGCATTGGTGTTGTCGCTCCTGTGCATTCTACAGGCAAGTGAATCTGACCCGTTTCTTCGTCATCTCTGCTCTATTCTCTAACCTTTCGTTTGTAGAATGTCACCGGACGACCCGATTTTGGACTGAAAGGAGAAGTTGTGGGCAGCATGTTTGTAGCAAACAGGTCCACGGCCCTATCCGTCGGCATTGGAACGCTCAGTGACTATAAAATCCTGCTCGGCTCACAGTACCAGGTGCTTTATCGTATGCGCGATGCGTTCTATTCCGTCGCCGATAACTTCACGAAACCTGGAGCGGAGATAACGGACCAGCTGGCCTACCTAGCGAGCAACCGTTCGGTCATGGTGGACTTTCAGACCACCCTCGCGGCCATAGCCAGCCTGCAAACCGTGCTCACTACCGGCTACACGCAAGAGTACGTCACGCTGCAGCCTCGCAACCAATCGTTCATAACCGACCGGCTGACGGACAGCTTCGCCTACATCAACCAAACGTTGGTACAGCTGGACAAAACGCTACGCCAGCTCCAAACGGCGGCGGCAAAAGCCCAGCAAGAGGCAGGCAGCAACGGCCAAACAATTGATATGAAGATAGTACGGGAATTCATTAGTCCACGGCTGATAAACACCCTGCTGAACGCGATCGATCAGTTACCGGGTGCCATCTCGCCCCTCGTCTACTCCGTGCACAGTCCGCTGGCGCAGCTCGACAAAGCGGATTCGTACATCAGCACGGCCAAGGGTGACATTGAATCGGCCCTGCTGCAAGCGCACCAAGAGGTGGTCAACTTTAACGGCAACATACGCCAGCTCAAGCAGGAAACGAACGATGTGATAGCGACGATTTCCACCGCCTACCGAGACCAGCAGACGCTGTCCGTCGATCTACTGCCGAAGCTGAAGGCCTCCGTCAACTACCAGTACGATCTGAAGATGGCGCTGGATACGTTTGTCGACGTCGCGTCAGTTCCCTCGATCGAGGAGAAAACGGGACTGCTGAATCAAACCATTGCGAATTACGTGTCCAACTCGACCACGTACGATGACGATCTGGTGACCGTGTACGGCGATCGGATCTGCCCGGCGATGCAGGCCGTCGTGCAGGTCCTGATCGCGAGCGGACCGTACGCGGCCTACTGCTACAACAAATACTCACACCGCGTGGTGGATCTGGCGATCCACAACTTCTACGACATCGGCGAGTGCTACCAGCTCGAGCTGAACCGGCTCTACTCGGTCAGCCGGCTCATCTCGAACCTGATCAGCCTGGT
This sequence is a window from Anopheles merus strain MAF chromosome 3R, AmerM5.1, whole genome shotgun sequence. Protein-coding genes within it:
- the LOC121597451 gene encoding uncharacterized protein LOC121597451, coding for MARSTAWLLVAGCVVLLGAQCQGAGDFGLSYSVPGFESSFRGGIGSGLVAVVKANASLLKYEANLDRSGATTVLYEVATNLTSPLNKVLGHVAASFGANGSDAFRTLTDELQATVQPTILALEEAANKIRTLEGVVRPNVFSAVVANVSTIALELETLAASWPTFAETVQMARSSDAPYGAGNISSLITPTIVKSVTAPVQQINSALADIAAAYGAVAKDRTTIIGYEASTNTSVQNAQQDLASSVTIANRTFADTAHQMEQQCNGTVRQVRDGYTALLGRLSDETSVAKVRSFLEQLEAQGLAHNQRTRELLHELATQYTESVTSAGDAIGKELFAGTAALIDEATASDSSNAERCLQRYIGDFRQGSYAPTRLSVCYQMDARTIGYFSSANTAFLEQWRNGAVYGNQAQSVCTQGSANCTAEYVGQLEGIAMQNQARMNAFVTFLGEEMVALRERYDVCTRAVRADVEHLVEATTEKYRNCLVTGR
- the LOC121597448 gene encoding uncharacterized protein LOC121597448 — translated: MPLLRTHNMLHPRRSCAFKAILFCWLFLGVGRADPLPDFAINAVISGSSTVSSIALETKGFFVDVAGPTVLLQSGYTRIERALEALTSIAGQLSTTGVTLTQAISTMSLNRNGPIATYFDPITAAITKLQRLITTDLTGPLTNLTAEIDHYVKDNFLDSFKTLGPTLVTLSQAVTNLRTAVTNARAASGTAVTVSPNDVKKFVTTRVISDITNGVRLLRTNVPILVYIVKSTLSSFQSADQYLVGLVQEAMQREQDVIALGVSNTADVNASVTTVTESLTTELYGRYSKLTQLYRTKLQVTVEANATFKAMVDGWLNDTAPLFDNLDVGGRLETIYSTYVQQVLALDDNLAAFYGSGMCSLVYHLLQSLIENGPYAQFCFSKYGQKVFNFFVLHATDIEDCYRLQMTRLDKLVPALLNIVKLMVHDIDDFAVHVERCTQFKNLENCVPYLGAEYKTLLGYTATKRDYLYRLTTKETNSSYYRLAGCYHNGEHIMLLNAEEMKIEIDNCKNNGPTVV
- the LOC121597449 gene encoding uncharacterized protein LOC121597449 is translated as MMGTICALVLSLLCILQNVTGRPDFGLKGEVVGSMFVANRSTALSVGIGTLSDYKILLGSQYQVLYRMRDAFYSVADNFTKPGAEITDQLAYLASNRSVMVDFQTTLAAIASLQTVLTTGYTQEYVTLQPRNQSFITDRLTDSFAYINQTLVQLDKTLRQLQTAAAKAQQEAGSNGQTIDMKIVREFISPRLINTLLNAIDQLPGAISPLVYSVHSPLAQLDKADSYISTAKGDIESALLQAHQEVVNFNGNIRQLKQETNDVIATISTAYRDQQTLSVDLLPKLKASVNYQYDLKMALDTFVDVASVPSIEEKTGLLNQTIANYVSNSTTYDDDLVTVYGDRICPAMQAVVQVLIASGPYAAYCYNKYSHRVVDLAIHNFYDIGECYQLELNRLYSVSRLISNLISLVTFNFADLFENLSVCAAIQSCPGDCDPCVDTLGRFLDTLALLMEEKYDLILQIVPYEAKASLQRVKSCAAFSKYKLIADAHDLIKEVYDCEVKGYK
- the LOC121597453 gene encoding uncharacterized protein LOC121597453 — protein: MRICSIFAALLTLQSVAYGRPRADFGIAQSVPNSGKVLERALEALQSFSDLDTGGTVNIKSGYELLIQVANMVNSIASKLSHTGTALMDTIVTLANDDAGPVAGVFGQVNAALAELEQLINGGLKGELSTLDSRLGPALGNQFRDGFRGITAALRKLSTVLAELQAAIEAAQKAAGGGPVTALHVRTFVPITLTNRLLTALAQLRSALPVVSFVIKRTVG